In Paenibacillus sp. 1781tsa1, one DNA window encodes the following:
- a CDS encoding GNAT family N-acetyltransferase gives MKNSNEVYCVTERLVIRKFNLQDVHSFYQYRANPDVSRFQSWENYTLQEAEAFISKQIVHSPNQPGTWFQYAIALTESDQLIGDCAIHTRADEPQIVELGFTLAPEFQGKGYMNEALCALMDYVFGALNKHKMIAFADVRNTKSIQVLERLGMRREGHLLENYMSKGFWIDEFQYAMLQSEWLNKQQ, from the coding sequence ATGAAGAACTCAAACGAAGTATATTGCGTGACTGAGCGTCTTGTTATTCGCAAGTTCAATTTGCAGGATGTACATTCTTTCTATCAATACCGGGCTAATCCAGATGTTTCCCGTTTTCAATCTTGGGAAAATTATACGCTCCAAGAAGCTGAAGCATTTATCAGCAAACAAATAGTACATTCCCCTAACCAGCCCGGGACCTGGTTCCAATACGCAATTGCTCTAACGGAGTCGGATCAGTTAATCGGCGATTGTGCCATTCATACACGTGCAGATGAACCTCAAATTGTTGAGCTCGGATTCACTCTTGCACCTGAGTTTCAAGGCAAAGGATACATGAATGAGGCACTTTGTGCCCTGATGGACTATGTATTTGGCGCTCTAAATAAACATAAGATGATCGCTTTTGCCGATGTAAGAAACACAAAATCGATTCAAGTGTTAGAGCGATTGGGCATGAGACGTGAAGGACACCTGCTTGAAAATTACATGTCCAAAGGCTTCTGGATAGATGAGTTTCAATATGCAATGCTGCAATCGGAGTGGTTGAACAAACAACAATAA